A genome region from Musa acuminata AAA Group cultivar baxijiao chromosome BXJ3-5, Cavendish_Baxijiao_AAA, whole genome shotgun sequence includes the following:
- the LOC135638017 gene encoding protein TRACHEARY ELEMENT DIFFERENTIATION-RELATED 7A-like, whose amino-acid sequence MAFVPPRMPPRPFAPPPPKVSPSIPPPPNRRSPPPPSPSKQTPPPPPRRRPPPPPPPKKAPPPPTRRSPPPPPPPKKAPPPPPRRMAPPPPKLPPLQPPPAPVRPPPPVPPPPSPNHTVIIVVFVSLGGLLLLACLAAALFCCIKKRKKKMAFAVDVADRVHVHETVVPGPHGQQLATRSIDEDVKVHEVFKKGAVTGEASHSEPASGKQRSSSTIGGAGAPVTGRHHLLWHKG is encoded by the coding sequence ATGGCCTTCGTCCCGCCTCGAATGCCACCGCGTCCATTTGCGCCACCTCCTCCAAAGGTATCCCCGTCTATACCACCTCCGCCGAATCGCCGGAGCCCCCCACCACCCTCACCTTCGAAGCAAACACCACCTCCACCACCTCGCCGCAGACCCCCGCCACCCCCACCTCCGAAGAAAGCCCCACCGCCACCAACTCGCCGCAGCCCCCCGCCACCCCCACCTCCGAAGAAAGCGCCACCACCACCGCCTAGAAGGATGGCCCCGCCTCCGCCGAAGCTGCCACCGCTACAGCCGCCTCCGGCACCCGTCCGCCCTCCACCACCGGTGCCGCCGCCACCGAGCCCGAACCACACCGTCATCATCGTCGTGTTCGTCTCCCTCGGCGGCCTTCTCCTCCTCGCATGCCTCGCGGCGGCACTGTTTTGCTGCatcaagaagagaaagaagaagatggcGTTCGCCGTGGACGTGGCGGACCGTGTGCATGTCCACGAGACTGTCGTTCCAGGACCCCATGGCCAACAACTGGCGACCCGGTCGATCGACGAAGATGTCAAAGTCCATGAGGTGTTCAAGAAGGGCGCGGTGACCGGTGAAGCTTCACATAGTGAGCCTGCATCGGGGAAACAACGCTCGAGCAGCACGATCGGCGGCGCTGGCGCTCCTGTGACGGGTCGCCACCACCTTCTCTGGCACAAAGGCTAG
- the LOC135638449 gene encoding protein TRACHEARY ELEMENT DIFFERENTIATION-RELATED 7-like, which produces MGWAFGLLPLPPVFSPPDPPEVPPPAPPPPVQEPPSPPTPPPEPAPQLPPTPPPGVPPTPISPAPLALPPAGTTSQSAHGVIIIAVFFSLGGLLFLAFFTAALICYVRKAKKKMAAKRQAVDVHQAAVRGPHRQQPAAPTSIDDDNEIHELMEEGRVIGETSRREPARDAVFE; this is translated from the coding sequence ATGGGTTGGGCGTTTGGGCTTCTACCATTACCGCCGGTCTTTAGTCCGCCAGATCCTCCAGAGGTGCCCCCGCCAGCCCCCCCACCTCCGGTGCAAGAACCGCCATCCCCACCAACGCCACCACCAGAGCCAGCGCCACAATTGCCGCCAACCCCACCGCCAGGAGTGCCACCTACGCCTATCAGTCCTGCACCACTGGCACTGCCGCCAGCAGGTACCACTTCACAGAGCGCGCACGGCGTCATCATCATCGCCGTCTTCTTCTCCCTCGGCGGCCTTTTATTCCTAGCGTTCTTCACGGCGGCTCTGATTTGCTACGTCAGGAAGGCAAAGAAGAAGATGGCCGCCAAAAGACAAGCTGTGGATGTCCACCAGGCTGCAGTTCGAGGACCCCATCGCCAACAACCGGCTGCTCCGACGTCGATCGACGACGATAACGAAATCCATGAGCTGATGGAGGAGGGCCGGGTGATCGGTGAAACCTCACGCAGAGAGCCTGCGAGGGATGCAGTATTCGAGTAG
- the LOC135638021 gene encoding protein TRACHEARY ELEMENT DIFFERENTIATION-RELATED 7A-like has translation MAFVPPRMPPRPFAPPPPKVSPSMPPPPNRRSPPPPSPSKQTPPPPPRRRPPPPPPPKKAPPPPPRRSPPPPPPPKQAPPPPPRRMAPPPPKLPPLQPPPAPVRPPPLVPPPPSPNHTVIIIVFVSLGGLLLLACLAAALFCCIKKRKKKMVAAKSEDVDVADRVHVHETVVPGPHGQQLATRSIDEDIKVHEVIKKGAVTGEASLSEPASVKQRSSSRTGGAGPSVTSDRHFLEHKG, from the coding sequence ATGGCCTTCGTCCCGCCTCGAATGCCACCGCGTCCATTTGCGCCACCTCCTCCAAAGGTATCCCCGTCTATGCCACCGCCGCCGAATCGCCGGAGCCCCCCACCTCCCTCACCTTCGAAGCAAACACCACCTCCACCACCTCGCCGCAGGCCCCCGCCACCCCCACCTCCGAAGAAAGCCCCACCGCCACCACCTCGCCGCAGCCCCCCGCCACCCCCACCTCCGAAGCAagcgccaccaccaccgccgagAAGGATGGCCCCGCCTCCGCCGAAGCTGCCACCGCTACAGCCGCCTCCGGCACCGGTCCGCCCTCCACCACTGGTGCCGCCGCCACCGAGCCCGAACCACACCGTCATCATCATCGTGTTCGTCTCCCTCGGCGGCCTTCTCCTCCTCGCATGCCTCGCTGCGGCACTGTTTTGCTGCatcaagaagagaaagaagaagatggtgGCCGCCAAAAGCGAAGACGTGGACGTGGCGGACCGTGTGCATGTCCACGAGACTGTCGTTCCAGGACCCCATGGCCAACAACTGGCGACCCGGTCGATCGACGAAGATATCAAAGTCCATGAGGTGATCAAGAAGGGCGCGGTGACCGGTGAAGCCTCACTTAGTGAGCCTGCATCGGTGAAACAACGTTCGAGCAGCAGGACCGGCGGCGCTGGCCCTTCTGTGACCAGTGACCGCCACTTTCTTGAGCACAAAGGCTAG
- the LOC135638450 gene encoding protein TRACHEARY ELEMENT DIFFERENTIATION-RELATED 7-like: protein MGWGIPWIPRIPRLPRPPKIEPPPIREPLPPKPPQPPPVEKPQPLPPKKGPPPPPRDIVLPAPSQPTPPSPRQPAATPTPPKGISPPLPRVPSFPRAPPLRLWPPRLSLNGPRDTAIVAGVASLGGLLLLAFFVALLVCCIMKRTTKKKNAKGKTVDMEAIETVHETAVPKPHGIDEHIVLQEMMRMAKMISEASRSEVEWKKQHWSGGNGGAGPSNADHHDVLEHKS from the coding sequence ATGGGTTGGGGGATTCCATGGATACCAAGAATACCGCGCTTACCACGGCCTCCGAAGATAGAGCCACCGCCAATTCGTGAACCCTTACCTCCGAAGCCACCGCAGCCACCCCCGGTGGAAAAGCCACAACCCCTACCTCCTAAGAAAGGTCCGCCACCTCCACCTCGGGATATAGTGCTGCCAGCCCCATCGCAGCCAACACCCCCATCTCCGCGGCAACCGGCGGCAACCCCAACTCCGCCCAAAGGAATCTCCCCGCCTTTACCAAGAGTGCCATCGTTCCCGCGGGCTCCACCACTGAGGCTGTGGCCACCCCGCCTCAGTCTAAATGGCCCGCGTGACACCGCCATCGTCGCCGGGGTCGCCTCTCTCGGCGGCCTTTTACTTCTCGCGTTCTTCGTGGCGCTCCTGGTTTGCTGCATCATGAAGAgaacgacgaagaagaagaacgcCAAAGGCAAAACTGTGGACATGGAGGCCATTGAGACTGTACACGAGACTGCAGTTCCAAAACCCCATGGCATCGACGAACACATCGTATTGCAGGAGATGATGAGGATGGCCAAGATGATCAGTGAAGCCTCACGCAGTGAGGTCGAGTGGAAGAAACAACATTGGAGTGGCGGGAATGGCGGAGCCGGCCCTTCTAACGCCGATCACCACGACGTTCTCGAGCACAAAAGCTAG
- the LOC135638867 gene encoding transcriptional corepressor SEUSS-like: MVRSGAPRPGKRSRSIPPSPLRRNSGRPVGNHAESAPSRQHTSSLVTPSPNLDTTSNMSFLNDTSTVSSLPDHSSGGGRPVAAGGLMATSRNFQQQSGGGGAPDVLGPAKFDPRAFTSTSPTAQGQQPHNLYSSRMSLDHSQPDQLNMMQNYQGSSSMPHMQRQTELREGLGNVGSAAFVNMEPQMGSSDQNGPLQHSQSPCHTGTVNLEPHQVHSGRGLGPGKMESEHSYSALFLQQQQEQQLFKKPRPRPKAAYEHISMQQQQLLQMPGPPSQAASAQISPQQQQILRSIPQQQDQLQAVEPKVKSTLYEPGICARHLTHYMYRKQHRPHDNNIGFWRELVAEYFTPNAKRRWCVSLYENGPQTTGVFPQDIWQCEICNRKPARGVVTNVEVLPRLLQIKYASGILEELLYVDMPQEYQNAAGQIVLQYAKAVQESVFEQLRVAREGHLRIVFSPELKICSWEFCARHHEEFIPRRLFMPQVNRLNALVQEYQNSVQNSTFGLSAWELERTCKLLMETAGQLVKALEVPVVNDLANKKCYLRCLQILEVLDSMKDLIDYSIQTGTGPIDSLINFPKRTASSSVLHSQQVQQPDVQQTIPQYTSQCDQTSAYATRVQLLSASGSLTSVANTLNNLPSTCTTTTTAGLRQNSLNSRQDNRSSNVNGPHTGNTVPIPPASSISLRQSQPNVFPRTPSSIPSTSNNILASSDNIGHLNSVNSPVKASTMKQPLTESQEDDQTESPSVDRTLQEMMTSQRTGVSSLGHEGISGTGSGITGEIRPLKTAGTSRGEMAKNTVAMNEQAGINYRSNDPSDVIHQQQEDMNRLFDGLEPLDNFDILQLIQELSQ, from the exons ATGGTGCGCTCAGGCGCTCCTCGTCCAGGTAAACGAAGCCGATCGATTCCCCCTTCTCCCCTGAGAAGAAACTCTGGGAGGCCGGTTGGAAACCATGCTGAATCTGCCCCTTCTAGGCAGCATACCTCTTCTTTGGTTACTCCTAGCCCCAACTTAGACACCACCAGCAACATGAGTTTCTTGAATGATACCTCAACTGTGTCTTCACTCCCTGATCACTCATCTGGAGGCGGTCGGCCTGTGGCAGCCGGTGGGCTCATGGCCACATCGAGGAATTTCCAACAGCAAAGTGGCGGCGGAGGAGCACCGGATGTGCTAGGCCCTGCAAAGTTTGATCCTCGTGCGTTCACTTCGACTTCTCCCACAGCTCAGGGGCAACAGCCCCACAATCTCTATTCTAGTCGGATGTCTTTGGATCATTCACAGCCTGATCAGCTCAATATGATGCAGAATTATCAAGGATCATCCTCAATGCCTCACATGCAGAGGCAAACAGAGCTCAGGGAAGGGTTGGGAAATGTTGGCAGCGCCGCATTTGTTAACATGGAGCCTCAGATGGGTTCTTCTGATCAAAATGGTCCGCTACAGCATTCTCAGTCTCCGTGCCACACTGGTACTGTGAATTTGGAACCACACCAGGTGCACTCCGGTAGAGGCTTGGGCCCTGGTAAAATGGAAAGTGAGCATTCTTATTCGGCACTGTTCCTGCAACAGCAGCAGGAGCAGCAGTTGTTTAAAAAGCCTAGGCCACGTCCAAAGGCAGCATATGAACATATTAGTATGCAGCAGCAACAGTTGCTTCAAATGCCTGGTCCACCTTCACAGGCAGCATCTGCACAGATTAGTCCACAGCAGCAGCAGATCCTTAGAAGCATACCTCAGCAACAAGACCAGTTGCAAGCTGTAGAACCTAAAGTAAAATCCACTCTGTATGAGCCTGGAATCTGTGCTCGACATTTGACCCATTACATGTATCGAAAGCAGCATAGGCCACAT GATAACAATATTGGGTTTTGGAGGGAACTTGTTGCTGAATACTTCACTCCTAATGCCAAGAGGAGGTGGTGTGTTTCTCTCTATGAAAATGGACCCCAAACTACTGGCGTTTTTCCTCAG GATATATGGCAATGTGAAATATGTAATCGCAAACCTGCTCGTGGCGTTG TGACAAATGTCGAAGTTCTACCAAGGCTATTACAAATCAAGTATGCTAGTGGTATTTTGGAGGAACTACTCTATGTTGATATGCCTCAAGAATATCAAAATGCAGCAGGTCAGATTGTCCTTCAATATGCTAAAGCAGTTCAGGAGAGTGTGTTTGAGCAGTTAAGGGTGGCACGTGAAGGTCACCTAAGGATTGTTTTCTCTCCTGAGCTGAAG ATATGTTCCTGGGAATTTTGTGCTAGACATCATGAGGAGTTTATTCCTCGACGACTATTCATGCCTCAG GTAAATCGACTTAATGCCCTGGTTCAGGAATATCAGAATTCGGTGCAAAACTCAACTTTTGGTTTATCAGCTTGGGAATTAGAACGTACCTGTAAATT ACTTATGGAAACTGCTGGTCAATTGGTTAAGGCTTTGGAGGTGCCAGTGGTAAATGATTTGGCCAACAAGAAGTGTTATCTTCGTTGCCTTCAG atTTTGGAGGTGCTCGACAGCATGAAAGATCTGATTGATTATAGTATACAAACAGGGACTGGCCCTATAG ATAGTTTGATCAACTTCCCGAAGAGGACTGCTTCTTCTTCAGTGCTCCATTCTCAACAAGTCCAACAACCTGATGTTCAGCAAACAATTCCCCAATATACAAGCCAATGTGATCAGACATCTGCTTATGCAACTCGTGTGCAGCTTTTATCAGCTAGTGGTAGTCTAACGAGTGTTGCTAATACCCTTAACAATTTACCTTCCACCTGTACCACAACTACCACCGCTGGACTCCGTCAGAACTCTTTGAACTCAAGGCAGGACAACCGGAGTAGCAATGTAAATGGTCCACATACTGGGAACACTGTTCCGATACCACCAGCTAGCTCCATTTCATTGCGTCAGTCGCAGCCTAATGTTTTTCCTCGCACTCCATCTTCCATACCCTCCACGTCGAACAATATCCTCGCTTCCTCTGATAACATTGGTCACCTAAACTCTGTTAATTCACCTGTGAAAGCGTCTACCATGAAACAACCATTAACAGAGTCTCAAGAAGATGATCAAACTGAAAGCCCTAGTGTTGATCGGACATTACAAGAGATGATGACCTCTCAGCGCACTGGTGTTAGCTCCCTTGGCCATGAGGGCATCAGTGGAACAGGATCAGGAATCACTGGTGAAATTAGACCATTGAAAACTGCTGGAACATCTAGAGGAGAAATGGCAAAAAACACTGTGGCTATGAATGAACAGGCTGGGATAAACTACAGGTCAAATGATCCATCCGATGTGATCCATCAGCAGCAGGAGGATATGAACAGGCTTTTTGATGGCCTCGAACCACTCGACAACTTCGACATTCTTCAATTAATTCAGGAACTCTCCCAATGA